The DNA segment GCTCGCCCTCCGCCCTCCCCGCGCCCTCCCGCCGGCTGGGCGGGTGCTGCCGCCCCGCGGGCAGGGCGGGtggccccgccgccggcagctGGAGCCccgcgcgcccgcccgcccgcccgccgcacCGGCTCTTCCGGCCCGCGGGGCTCCCGTCGCCTTcctcccgccgccggggccTGGCCTCTCCCCCCCGGCTTGTCTCcggccgccgggcccggcccccgcggcggcccggcccggcccggcctggtCAGGCGGCGCCGGCACAAACTAACTTCGGCGGGGCTCGCCCACGtgcggccgggggcggcggggctgggctgtCAGCGCggtggcgggcggcggggcccgggcagcgggggggcggcggccggcgggtGGCCCTGGGCCTTTGTCTGGGGTGGGTCGCGCGTGGGGACGGCGTGGGCcgaggcggggggcggcggccctGCCACGGGCCGGGTGACCCCCCGCGTCCCTGGGACCCGCTTGCGCCGCCGGGGCGGGAAGCGGCGTGTTGCCGTACGGGGCTGCGGAAACTTTAACGGGTGTTGAAACGCGGGGTCCCGCTGGCCGCTTGAAGCCTCCGGTTTAactccccccgcccgccgggggttccctgctcctgcagcctcgGCAGGGCCCTGgcggcccccgcgccgccgccccaTGGTGGGCACCCCCTCCGTCCCGCCTGTGGCCCCGCCGGGGCCCGGCGCTCCCTGgcggggcagcgctgcccggcggccgcccctctgcaggtgcctgctgctgccgccccGGGAGCGCTCCTCGGCACATGTTGCCCCCTGTACCTCAGCGTTCCTGTGCAGATTTATCAGTATTTACtgttattgcttttttttcctttactgtctAACCTTGGTGTAATTGCAGTTTTGTGCTTTTCTATTAGGTGACAACCTTGAACCTCCTCCTTGCACAGTATGGTACGCGCTGGTTTgaaagctgcagaggagctgctgcagatcTCCGAAAGTCCCCAGGAATAGCACCGCTAGCAAAAGGTTTGTGTGGCATGTTGTGTGGGACGCTggtgcctctgccctgctgcaaaGTTTTGAAGCTTAGCCACAGCAGAAGGCCCTGGGGTCTCGTATACTGCCTCATGCAAgttcacagggttttttttggatgGCTTGGAGGCTACTAGGTTCCCCACCTCCTGGAGGAAGGCACTATAGTGAGGCTGGTTTTGCACATGCATTCTACTCTGTAAGTCCTCCTCTGCTCATTTTGTTCACTTCTGTTGTTTTGCAAACCTTATCCTCCATGTTCTCGTAggcaagcagagagagaaagttGGGTTCTGAGCTTGGGCTCTGAGTCAAGTCCTTTGCACAAGCCGGATGGAGTAAGGATGGAGGTCTTCTCTTGtgaggaaagctgaaaataaaggcTTTGACATAATTTCCATTAATACACTCTTTCTGTTTGCTGTCTGAGAACAGAAATGAACGGTGTTTagtcaaaattttaaatttgtatcatttaaaaatcacttctgTTGGCCAGATACTTACTTGGACTTCTCTAGAATCTGGGTCcagttctgctttattttgagAAATTGTAGCTTCATGTATGACAGGTTGAAAATGCaattttgtggagaaaaaacTTGCATAGAGGCTTGCGCTCCTGTAATAGGAATGAGCGTAAAATAGTCTTTTATAGGACTCAAAGATGTACAGGAAAGCTGCTAAAAATGCAAGGTTTCCtccaagaaaaacatattttgtaatGCTGCAGGTACCTCAGATTGATTTtgtcttgtattttaaaacactgccGCATCCAAAGACGTGGATACATGTTTGAGAGTGAGAACGGAGAAGTCAAGAGCAGTTAGTGAGctcatttttctgtatataaaaCTTGAGCATTTCAGGTTATGGGTGAAGTGTCTTCCTTGTGGAAGGATTTGTGTGCCAGAAGTTTGGGGAGCAGAATGGTGCTTAGCTCTTTCCCAGCTGGCAGAAGTCTTCCTACTCCAAGGAGGGGGAAGTTTCAGGTCCACGCTCTTGAAACATCACAGGTTACTGCAGCTAGAGAAAAGTCCTTGTCAGGTGCTGGTGATGTGAAGTGTATCCAGGGACTTAATGCACAGCTGCCCTACCTTGCTGAGGGATGTGATTATAGATGATTGCACAGCCCTCTGTGGACATTCATATTTGTGGTTTAATTTAAGAATGAGAACAAGTTTAAGCTAAACCACAGCAAGCCACTCTTCAGCCAAGTAAATCTCTGCAGAGTGTTTTGTAGCAGATTAACCAAAGTAACACCTCCAGGGCTTGTCTGTAGGCACAGCTGAACTAAATCTCAGAGACCAGTATGTCCTCTTGTTCCACACTGAAGTGATTTCTTCTGGCCCAGCTTTGTAAATTGTTCCCGCTACCAGCAGTCTGGCCGGAAGGGTTGAgcattgtttggttttaatgcaGTGCTTGACAAACTTTTAAACccaataaataataaagtaaataatgAAAGCAGCCTGAAATCAGTGGCCTTTTGTGAAGGTATCAGAcagctttctctccctctgccttGTCCCAGGGTCCTCCTCTCTGCCTGtacctctgctcccagctcttctcccttctcctggGCTCTTGACACACTCCCAGTCTCCCTTGCTTGCCACTGGCTTTGGCAGCGCTGATGCAGCCCAAGTCAAATGAATGTGGCAGGACTTACCTTGCCTGTGGGTGCTTGTGCTCAGTAAGAACTGGTGCTCTGCTAGTTCAGTTGATGCTTTTTGGGTTTCTTCCTCCCCTGCATACAGCGTACGTTGGTTCACGTACACTGGTGGTTTAAATGGAACATGTATTAAAATAATGGCTTATTAAATACTTGGGAAGACTATATATTGTGctaacttgaaaatattttgattaaacAGGGGAAAACCAGTATCTCTGACAGTAGCGAACACAAATGTTCAAGTAATTCTGTGCTGTCAGTTTTCATTATGTGTCTCACCGGAGCTTGATTATTGCTGTCACAGGTCTCTGGCGAGTGTCTAAGTCCCCACTTCCCTTCTGGAGGGCTTATAAAGAGAGAGCTGGATTTCAACACTTATTTCTTGTTATGATTTGGATACAATCCTTTATTCTGTCTTTGGGGAGTTTTGCCTCGCATCGTTACCTAATTAAGGATTGCCCCTTTTTCAAATAAACTCTGCTTGGTTTATGGTGCTTTGAGCTGCTGTATTGAGGTATTTACCAAAGACTTCTATTATTTAAATTGCTCTGGGCAGGGACTCATCTTGCTTTTCAGGCCTATTTCTCTTTGGCCACCTGTTTACtcatgccttttttccttgaagGAGGACTGAATTCTTCAGATGTGATGATCTATTGAGGAATTGGCAGTGATTGTTGCCTATTAGCTCTAAAGAAAGCCCcagctaaacaaaaaaaccttgtaCTAATGCccttctgaatattttctgttgaGGCCCATGAAAATGGCTAGTTTTGGAGTGATGCACTTGACAGGCTGAAAATGTCCCCTGCATGCGCTTGGTGTTGCCTAAAAGGTTACGTTTGAACTAGCTGTGTTCTGTGTGACCCTGGGAGAAGGGGATGCTATCTCCCACTGTGTTGCTTGAAGCACCAGGAACAGCTCTGCCCACAACCTGGAGAGTGCGGGTTGTGTTGCAGGGCAGTCATGTCACTTGCCACCTGCCCCTGATAGCTCGAGCAGGATGGGACCTGAGCTTTTGCTGATCCCCCCAGGCACAACTAGGACAGGAGAGGTCCCTTCTCTACAGTGCCCTGTGAAATGGCGCTGTTGTGTTGAAAAACCTGGGCTAATGTCTTTGTGTATAAACAGTTGATCTTGGAGTAGTTAAAATGGAAGCTGAAGTGTCTGCTGCAGATGTTTCTAGTCTTTGTACCCTGCTGCGTTAGCATTTTGggcagttgtgtttttttatcACATATGGCTCGTTTGCATAACAATCTTACATTTCCCCCAAGGACAAACTTTGTatctgataaaatattttttgttgcttttaattgTAGCTTTCATCATGGGGGACATGAAAACCCCAGATTTTGATGACCTCTTGGCTGCTTTTGACATCCCTGATCCGACTAGCCTTGATGCCAAGGAGACCATCCCATCAGCTGGGGAGGAGAATGAGAATCACCTGAAGTCATCGGGAATCTGCATAGATGAGAATGTGTCCTTGTCCCACTCTTTGCCTCCCTCTGATGCTCCTGTTGTGAGTGTGATAGTGAAGAACACGAGTCGCCAGGAGTCctttgaagcagaaaaagaggGGAATCACCTCGGGACTGGTCTGCTGCATAATGGGTTTCGTGGGTCCGATCTGCCATCGGAAGCTCATGCTTTAGTGCATAATTATGGCAAGTTTGAGTCAACTTTTATTAATGGCGACAGCTCAAGAAGTTACTCTGATAAACTGGACCAATCCAAATCAGAGCCTTTGCCAACATTTAGTCAGTTTAGCCCGATTTCCAGCCCTGAACCAGAGGACACATTCAAAGAGAACAGTATTGGTGATAAACCCAAACATGCCCAAACTCCATATTTTCCACCACCTTCGATGTATATACCGACAGGAGCTTCAGTACTAGATCATCTTAGGAAGGTACCAGAGCCCGAATTAAGCATGTTTGATCAGTACtgtaaaaaggaacaaaagatgGAAATCCACTGCCAGCCAGAGAACAGGGTGGAAATGAGCAGGAGAGAAcaagacaaagcagcagagaggttTGTGGAGTCAAGCAAGGACTTGGTAGATACCAGTAGCTTTCTTGGAGAAGGCTTGGTGTTTGGAGACCTCCCTCACAATAATTTAGGAGAAAGTAAGGGGTCTGTGCCCGAGCTGAACATCTCTTCATCAGTACCACCTCGCCAGAGGTTAAAGCCAACTCATTCAAAGTTGTCATCCTGCGTGGCAGCGTTAGTAGCTCTTCAGGCCAAAAAGGTTGCATGTATTCCAAAAGGCGATCAGCCAAATCTTACCAAGGAACCTGTTCCTTTTAAAGATGGGATGAAGGGAAGTCCAAAAATGCCCAAGTCGCCAAAGAGTCCCCGAAGCCCCTTAGAGGTGGTAAGGAAGGCCAGCAAGCAGCCCGAGAGTCCTCGGAGCGTGTGCAGTGATAGCAGTGGAAAAGGCTCTCCTTCCATGGCAGCTGGCTCTCCGCCAGCTATTCCCAAAGTTAGAATAAAGACTATCAAGACATCCTCTGGTGAAATTAAAAGAACTGTAACTAGAATTTTGCCGGAAAATGATGAGTTGGGCAAATCTTCAGAAGAGTCGCCTGTGGAAACCTCATCTGCTGAAGAGTTTATAAAATCTTTCCCATCCCCTGATACTAGTGCAGTTATGGAAAGTGAGGCTAGCAAGAattcagccaaaaccagggctGCTGTGGCTATCCAGTTGTCAAACGTAACAAGTCCTTATGCAGATGGTATGAAAACAGATATTGCCGCAAACAGCACGCGTGCCGTGTCCTTATCTCCCCTGCCAAACTGTGGCAGTGGTGCCATAAAAGTAGGTGtcaagaggcagcagcagggtatTGTGGTGCAGCCATCCAGCGTGACCACCTCCAGCCTTCTTCCCAAAGCTGTGCACTTGGCAAATCTCAACTTAGTCCCGCATagtgttgctgcttctgttacGGCAAAGTCATCCGCACAGAGACGAAGTCAGCCTCAAGTGACGCAGATGTCTGTGCCGCTGGTACACCAAGTCAAGAAAGCTGCTCCTGTCATTGTGGAGGCATTTAATAAAGTACTACACAGTGCCAATCCGGTGCCAATATATACTCCAAACCTTAGCCCTCCACGTGACACCAATATTAATTTACCTGCCTCTGGGTATTGTTGCCTGGAATGTGGGGACTCATTTGCCTTAGAGAAAAGCCTGACTCAACATTATAGTCGACGAAGCGTTCATATTGAAGTCATGTGCACTCAGTGTTCAACtatgctacttttttttaataagtgtaGCTTGCTTAAACATGCAAGAGATCATAAGAGCAAAGGATTTATCATGCAGTGTTCTCAGCTGCTAATGAAACCAATTTCCTTAGACCAAATGTTTTCATCTCCTACAAGCTCTTCAGCCTCTCTGGCTCCTCAGACTTTGCACTCACCCTCTCCTTCGCGTAAGCCCTGTGCTGCTTCAGGAGGTGAGGTAGGAATTCCTGCCAACACTCAGCCAGCCTTGCCCCTCTATATGGACCCATTGAGACTAATCCGTCATGGACTTAAGTGTTTAGAGTGTAACAAGCAGGCGCAGGATTATGTTGCTTTAGCAGCTCATTATCAGAGAACCTCAGAAGACAATGAGAGGCTGGTAAGTTACCATTTTAATGTTATTAGGTAAATCTCTCTGAGTTTTAAGAGATTGTcctctagggaaaaaaaataggcatCTTGGTGGTAAATGAGTTGCTTTGCCTAAAAAAGTGCTTGTGGGGAGGATTTTGGATGCACATGAGCCCAGACGTGTGTGCATGAAGAGGCATTTAGTGTTGCTGGCTTGCCTTCTTTTTACCCTTTGCCAGCAAAAAGAGGGTAATAAGGAGACTAGGGAGATCCTTGAGCATCAAAGGAAGGTGTTGGAAATCAAAGATCACTTGGATGAGGTGTGCGAGAGTGCTGTAGGGGAGGACCAGTGGAGTGTGACCTGAAACAGGTTTTTGTGCTCTAAGCATGACTagagaacaatttaattttacCTTTCCCAGAGTTTGTGCCAGAATCTTCTGTGTAATACTTGGAATATCGGGTGCTGTTTTTACTGTTAATGTGGTGAAGTGTATATTGTGACAGGACTAGCTGAGAGGTGAACGGTGCCGTGTGTGGGGTGTAAGGCTGTTTGGGACTATTTTTGCCCTTTGGGTGGGAGAGGGACAAGTTAGTGTGACCTGGTTTCAGCTGTGGtagtgttaattttctgtttggtagctggtgcagtgctgttttggatttggtgagAGTGTGAAGTTGATAGCACACTAGTGTTCTCAGCTGTTGCTgtgtaatgtttatactaagtcaaggacttgtCAGGTTCTCAGGCCCTACCAGTCAGAcagtggggtgtggggggctaaggacaccacaaaaagttggaaggggacacggccaggccagctgacctgaactagccgAAGGGATATgccataccatagaatgtcatgctcagtatataagctggggggaGTTGGTCAGGGCCTGACGATAGCTTGATAGCTGCtcgtggggctggctgggtatcggtcagtgggtggtgagcaattgtattgtgcatcacttggttttttttctcccttaccCCTGTaatttattcctctccccttctctctcctttttgttACAGTTATTATTcgcccctcccccctcctccctgtccctctggggGGAGCCGGGGTGGTGTGGAGTGGGGAGTGAGgagcggctgtgtggtacttagttactggctggggttacACCACAGCACGGTGCTGTTTCCATAGGAGGGCTCAAGAGCTTTGCTTTAGTGGCTTCCTGCCTTGCTCCAGTGCTGCCCTGCTTGGGTCTGCACCTCCTTTGTGGACCTCCCTTGTAGGTGCAGACAGGTGGTTTGGATCCCCTTTGAAATGCCAGCTTAGGTCTCTACTGATGAAGGAGAGATGTTCTTCATTGTGTACCAAGGCCAtatgctttgtgcttttttttttttattttggaagataTGGTTATTCCTGTTAAAGTATAAGCCAACCTGAAGTTGAACAGGAGGAGGAATCCTTTCTGCTTATCTTTTTAGATGACATGAAAGCTTTCCGCATCTGTgtggctgccagcagagctggcaggccCCCAGCACAATCTCCACGAGCTCCATGAAGAAGGACTCAGTGCTGACATAAAAA comes from the Falco cherrug isolate bFalChe1 chromosome 7, bFalChe1.pri, whole genome shotgun sequence genome and includes:
- the ZNF592 gene encoding zinc finger protein 592 produces the protein MGDMKTPDFDDLLAAFDIPDPTSLDAKETIPSAGEENENHLKSSGICIDENVSLSHSLPPSDAPVVSVIVKNTSRQESFEAEKEGNHLGTGLLHNGFRGSDLPSEAHALVHNYGKFESTFINGDSSRSYSDKLDQSKSEPLPTFSQFSPISSPEPEDTFKENSIGDKPKHAQTPYFPPPSMYIPTGASVLDHLRKVPEPELSMFDQYCKKEQKMEIHCQPENRVEMSRREQDKAAERFVESSKDLVDTSSFLGEGLVFGDLPHNNLGESKGSVPELNISSSVPPRQRLKPTHSKLSSCVAALVALQAKKVACIPKGDQPNLTKEPVPFKDGMKGSPKMPKSPKSPRSPLEVVRKASKQPESPRSVCSDSSGKGSPSMAAGSPPAIPKVRIKTIKTSSGEIKRTVTRILPENDELGKSSEESPVETSSAEEFIKSFPSPDTSAVMESEASKNSAKTRAAVAIQLSNVTSPYADGMKTDIAANSTRAVSLSPLPNCGSGAIKVGVKRQQQGIVVQPSSVTTSSLLPKAVHLANLNLVPHSVAASVTAKSSAQRRSQPQVTQMSVPLVHQVKKAAPVIVEAFNKVLHSANPVPIYTPNLSPPRDTNINLPASGYCCLECGDSFALEKSLTQHYSRRSVHIEVMCTQCSTMLLFFNKCSLLKHARDHKSKGFIMQCSQLLMKPISLDQMFSSPTSSSASLAPQTLHSPSPSRKPCAASGGEVGIPANTQPALPLYMDPLRLIRHGLKCLECNKQAQDYVALAAHYQRTSEDNERLTCQVCQMMLPNQCSYCAHQRIHAHKSPYCCPECGAVCRSAYFQTHVKENCLHYSRKVGFRCIHCGVVFMTLAMLKVHIHEKHCEVFHKCSFCPMAFKSTDSTMAHMTSQHPEEPHKTTQVIYKCSCETVFNKKKMLQEHFQQNSKLLVGVFKCPQCQLVYMQKQQLMQHVKGVHGVPQNPEELSNFPQKSEKASRSQFHTLPKELSVANGTSRSPLPRKDMRVEGHNPESKSRLRRTGWTCKECSQWIPDRETYVSHMKRSHGRSMKRYPCRQCERSFNASNSLRRHIRNNHDTAKKVYTCWYCTDENQTFPQPFMLENHISLMHGIKNPDLSQMAKAKAPERDTAEAKSPKRMAMDELGQAETTAGSDVPPAKKLKTHWKCAKCGFATDISTEFQEHIPQHKTDSSTYQCLFCGLCYTSHISLNRHLFIVHKVKDEEEEEEEEEEEEDERQKLQREMSENGHESYNGEMNTMVEENLKCRECRSDSALCEHSQTSGVEGPNSTSQNNHSVS